Part of the Pseudomonas sp. Leaf58 genome is shown below.
GAACATGAAGCAGCAAGGGCAGATCTGGATGCTGTGGCCCAAGGGCCAGCCGCTGCCTGAGGTGCCCAAGGTTCCCTGACTTTACGCGTACCCGGTAAGAGCGGGTTTACCCGCGAAGAAGACCCACGCGATGCATGGCACCGGCCTTGCCGGTGTTCGCGGCTAAAGCCGCTCCTACAGGGACCGCGCCAGAGCGTTTAGATCGAAACCACAAAGAACGCCACGATTATCGCCGCCCCGGCCAACCACACCAGCGAGCGCAAGGCCGCCCAGTCGGCCAGGTAGCAGATGATGTAGAGCAAGCGGCTGGTGATATACATCACCCCCAGCACATCTTGGGTCACCTGCTCGGCATTGCCGACGATATCCGCCACCAGCACCGCTGCGGCAAACGCCGGAAAGGCTTCATAGCTGTTCTGCTGGGCAGCATGCGCGCGGCGCGGCAGCCCGGACAGCGTGTCGAGGAAAGCACGCGGATCGTGATTGTCCTTCAAGCCAAAACGGCCACTGCTGACTTTGGCGATCAACCCACACAGCGGCGGCAAGAACAGTGCAATCAGGATGCACCACAGGGCAACAGTCATGGACAGGACTCCTTGTTAAGTCTTCAGGTCAAAGCTTCATTACCAGCATGCCGGCCAACACCAGCCCGCAAGCTAGGAGTCTCGGCCCGCCAAAAGGTTCTTTGAGGTAGCGCATGCCCAGCAGCACCACCAAGATCACGCTCAATTCCCGCAGGGCCGCTGCCTCGGCCACCGAGCCCAGGTGCATGGCCCACAGCACCAGGGCGTAACTGAACAGCACGCAGAATCCGACTGCCAGCCCCAGGCGCCACTGGGTTCGCCAGAACAATACGAATGGCGCCCGCCGCGCAACGCAGGCCACCAACGGGAACTGCCAGGCACTGAGCAGGGTAAGCCACACCAGGTAATCCCAGGGTTTGCCCCATAGCCGCACCGCCTGGCCGTCGAACCAGGTGTAGCAACCAATGCACAGGCCTATCAGCGCAACCACTGGCAGCATCGACCAGGGCAGCCGGTCACCGCCACCGCCCTGCCACAACAGGCAGGCCATGCCACAGGGGATCAGCAGGATGCCGATGATCTGCTGCTGGCTCAGCGACTCCCCGGCAAACGCCAAGGTCAACCCCAGTACCACCAGCGGCGACAGCCCGCGCATCAGCGGATAGACCAGCCCCAGGTCGCCCACTCGGTAGGCCTGGATCAGCAAGAAGCGGTACAACTGCTCGGCCAGTGCCGACGCGATCAACCAGGGCCAGATTTGCGCAGGCGGTACCTCGACGAAGGCCACGGCGGCTACCGCGAACACTAAGGCGACCGTATCCATGCTGGCAATGACCAGCAGGCGTTCGCCGCTGAATTTGATCAGGGTGTTCCAGGTCGCGTGCAGCAGGGCGGCGATCAATACCAAGGATGTTGCCAACACGCCTTGTTGTCCTTATGGCTTTTCATGGCTGTGAATATATAGCGTTCGGGGGCCGCTGTGCGGCCCCCTTTATGGGAACGATTGGAACGAATCTGGTCAAACCCTGTGTCCCGAAGCCCTCGCCAGCTCATCAAACAACTGCCCGAGCCATTCGGGTTACGACTTGGAAGCCATTTTTACAGGATTTGGGATGCTTGAATTAGTTGCCGCGTTTATCTGCCTGACCACCCTTCTTACCTACGTCAACTACCGCTTCATCGGCCTGCCTCCCGCCATCGGCGTGATGGTCACGGCCTTGCTGTTTTCGCTGATTTTGCAGGGCCTGAGCTTGATCGGTTTCCCTGGCCTGGAAGAACGGGTCGAAGGCCTGATGAACCAGATCGACTTCAACGACCTGCTGATGCACTGGATGCTGGCGTTCCTGCTGTTTGCCGGCGCCCTGCACGTCAACCTCACCGACCTGCGCAGCTATCGCTGGCCAATCGGCCTGCTGGCCACCGTCGGCGTGCTGATTGCCACCGTGGTCATCGGCTACCTGTCGCACTGGGTGTTTGCCCTGTTCGGCTGGCAGGTGCCGCTGATCTACTGCCTGCTGTTCGGCGCGCTGATCTCGCCCACCGACCCCATTGCCGTGCTCGGCGCGCTGCGCACTGCCAATGCCCCCAAACCGTTGAAAACCACCATCGTCGGCGAGTCGCTGTTCAACGACGGCACGGCAGTGGTGGTGTTCACCGTGTTGCTAGGCATCATCCAGCTGGGCGAAACACCGAGCATGACCGACACGGCGATCCTGTTCGCCCGCGAGGCCATTGGCGGCGTGGTGTTTGGCGGCCTGATCGGCTATGCCACCTACCGCATGATCAAGAGCGTCGAGCAGTACCAGGTAGAGGTGATGCTGACCCTGGCGCTGGTTATCGGTGGCTCGGCCATGTGCTACGAATTGCATGTCTCGGCGCCGATCGCCATGGTGGTGGCCGGCCTGATCATCGGTAACCTGGGGCGCAACCTGGCGATGAACGACATGACCCGCCGCTACATGGACGGTTTCTGGGAGCTGATCGATGACATGCTCAATGCCTTGCTGTTCGCGCTGATCGGCC
Proteins encoded:
- a CDS encoding MAPEG family protein; translated protein: MTVALWCILIALFLPPLCGLIAKVSSGRFGLKDNHDPRAFLDTLSGLPRRAHAAQQNSYEAFPAFAAAVLVADIVGNAEQVTQDVLGVMYITSRLLYIICYLADWAALRSLVWLAGAAIIVAFFVVSI
- a CDS encoding EamA family transporter, whose protein sequence is MLATSLVLIAALLHATWNTLIKFSGERLLVIASMDTVALVFAVAAVAFVEVPPAQIWPWLIASALAEQLYRFLLIQAYRVGDLGLVYPLMRGLSPLVVLGLTLAFAGESLSQQQIIGILLIPCGMACLLWQGGGGDRLPWSMLPVVALIGLCIGCYTWFDGQAVRLWGKPWDYLVWLTLLSAWQFPLVACVARRAPFVLFWRTQWRLGLAVGFCVLFSYALVLWAMHLGSVAEAAALRELSVILVVLLGMRYLKEPFGGPRLLACGLVLAGMLVMKL
- a CDS encoding sodium:proton antiporter, with amino-acid sequence MLELVAAFICLTTLLTYVNYRFIGLPPAIGVMVTALLFSLILQGLSLIGFPGLEERVEGLMNQIDFNDLLMHWMLAFLLFAGALHVNLTDLRSYRWPIGLLATVGVLIATVVIGYLSHWVFALFGWQVPLIYCLLFGALISPTDPIAVLGALRTANAPKPLKTTIVGESLFNDGTAVVVFTVLLGIIQLGETPSMTDTAILFAREAIGGVVFGGLIGYATYRMIKSVEQYQVEVMLTLALVIGGSAMCYELHVSAPIAMVVAGLIIGNLGRNLAMNDMTRRYMDGFWELIDDMLNALLFALIGLELLLLPFNWMHLAAGSVLALAVLLSRLLTVAPAIVLLRRWRPVPKGTVRVLTWGGLRGGVSVALALSLPLGEERDLLLSITYIVVLSSILVQGLSIGRVVRKVSAQP